The following proteins come from a genomic window of Clostridia bacterium:
- a CDS encoding putative zinc-binding protein gives MSKACICKPAEIMVFACSGGGANVGQISNNAALEITKDGKAKMYCLAGLGGHIPGIIEATRQAKKVVVVDGCPVACAKKMVEHVGINIDHYIVVTEEGIEKTPGKFDMTNGEINKIKELIEQKISE, from the coding sequence ATGTCTAAAGCTTGTATCTGTAAACCTGCTGAAATTATGGTTTTTGCCTGCTCAGGCGGTGGGGCGAATGTAGGACAGATTTCTAATAATGCAGCTCTTGAAATTACTAAAGACGGTAAAGCAAAAATGTATTGCCTTGCAGGGCTTGGGGGACACATTCCGGGTATTATAGAGGCAACAAGGCAGGCTAAGAAGGTTGTAGTAGTCGATGGCTGTCCGGTAGCCTGTGCTAAAAAAATGGTTGAACATGTCGGTATAAATATAGACCATTATATTGTTGTTACAGAGGAAGGGATAGAAAAAACACCAGGCAAGTTTGATATGACAAATGGAGAGATAAATAAGATAAAAGAATTAATAGAGCAAAAGATTAGTGAATAG